A DNA window from Enterobacter cloacae subsp. cloacae ATCC 13047 contains the following coding sequences:
- a CDS encoding type I secretion system permease/ATPase, which yields MKTHPQYEPWLQGMLIIAKHYRLDFSAEHVRVTINHESQSPRQLVLEEMARQLGLGMRKVEADAVSLDPWRLPLLAEFTGGQIAVINRMDNDGNVSLQFSGDGGLETTLTREALGARLKTLLVLRPLESTPDARVDDYIKPYEKNWFWQLALKDWRRYSDIMLVALVANVLALSGMVFSMQVYDRVVPSQSEATLWVLFGGVMLAIVFEFIMRMLRVHISDVVGKRADLRISERVFAHALRIKNGARSKSTGSFIAQIRELESVRELITSTTIAAISDLPFFLLFVFILWMIGGPLVLVVLLAVPLLLIPGLLVQRPLGKLSSEGMRESAIRNATLVEAVQGIEDIKLMRAEQRFQNQWNNTNDVAATVGMKQRWLTGLLLTWTQEVQSIVYAVVLLVGCYLVISGDMTTGALVGTSILASRTIAPLSQISGVLSRWQSAKVARKGLDDLMQRPIDDPQQGKKVHKAHLRGNYTLDDVGFWYDDEEKLTVLHISKLQIRAGERVAVLGRNGSGKSTLLQLLAGMQEPQQGSILLDDIALNHLDTADVRRDMQLLSQQARLFFGSVRDNILMGNPLATDEEIHQALVNSGALEFVRKQKMGLNYLINEGGAGLSGGQRQALLLARALITSPNILLLDEPTAWLDEMSEKQFIQHLQQWLGKRRTLVVATHRLPILDLVDRIIVLENGKVVMDGPRDAILRQHGMAPQKAAQRTVTMKPAAVAEEGMA from the coding sequence ATGAAGACACATCCACAGTACGAACCCTGGTTGCAGGGCATGCTCATCATCGCGAAGCACTATCGGCTGGATTTTTCGGCGGAGCATGTTCGGGTCACGATTAACCATGAAAGCCAGTCCCCGCGCCAGCTGGTGCTGGAGGAGATGGCGCGCCAGCTTGGGCTTGGGATGCGTAAGGTGGAAGCAGACGCCGTCTCCCTCGACCCGTGGCGTTTACCGCTGCTGGCGGAGTTCACTGGCGGACAGATCGCGGTTATTAACCGCATGGACAACGACGGCAACGTCAGCCTGCAGTTCAGCGGCGATGGCGGGCTGGAGACAACATTAACGCGGGAAGCGCTCGGCGCACGGCTGAAAACACTGCTGGTGTTGCGCCCGCTCGAATCCACGCCGGATGCCCGCGTGGATGATTACATCAAACCCTATGAGAAAAACTGGTTCTGGCAGCTGGCGCTGAAAGACTGGCGACGCTACAGCGACATCATGCTGGTGGCGCTGGTCGCGAACGTGCTGGCGCTCTCCGGCATGGTCTTCTCCATGCAGGTGTACGACAGGGTGGTGCCCTCGCAGTCTGAAGCCACGCTGTGGGTGCTGTTTGGCGGCGTCATGCTCGCCATCGTGTTCGAATTCATTATGCGTATGCTGCGCGTGCATATTTCGGATGTGGTAGGTAAGCGAGCGGATCTGCGGATCTCCGAGCGGGTGTTTGCTCACGCGCTGCGGATCAAAAACGGCGCCCGCTCTAAATCGACCGGGTCGTTTATCGCCCAGATCCGCGAGCTGGAGTCGGTGCGCGAGCTGATTACCTCCACCACCATTGCGGCGATTTCCGATCTGCCGTTCTTCCTGCTGTTTGTGTTTATTCTGTGGATGATTGGCGGCCCGCTGGTGCTGGTGGTTCTGCTTGCCGTGCCGCTGCTGCTGATCCCGGGCCTGCTGGTACAGCGCCCGCTGGGAAAACTGTCCAGCGAAGGGATGCGCGAATCCGCCATTCGTAACGCCACCCTGGTGGAGGCGGTACAGGGCATTGAGGACATCAAGCTGATGCGCGCCGAACAGCGTTTTCAGAATCAGTGGAACAACACCAACGATGTGGCGGCCACCGTCGGAATGAAACAACGCTGGCTGACCGGGCTGCTCCTGACCTGGACGCAGGAGGTACAGTCCATAGTTTACGCGGTAGTGTTGCTGGTGGGGTGCTATCTGGTCATCAGCGGCGACATGACCACCGGTGCGCTGGTGGGAACCTCGATTCTGGCCTCGCGCACCATCGCGCCGCTCTCACAGATTTCGGGCGTGCTGTCCCGCTGGCAGTCGGCGAAGGTGGCGAGAAAGGGTCTGGACGACCTGATGCAGCGCCCGATTGACGATCCTCAGCAGGGTAAAAAGGTGCATAAAGCCCATCTGCGCGGGAACTATACCCTCGACGACGTGGGATTCTGGTACGACGACGAGGAAAAACTGACCGTGCTGCACATCAGCAAATTGCAGATCCGCGCCGGCGAACGGGTGGCGGTGCTGGGGCGCAACGGTTCCGGCAAAAGTACCTTGCTGCAGCTTCTGGCCGGGATGCAGGAACCGCAGCAGGGAAGCATTCTGCTGGATGACATTGCCTTAAATCATCTCGACACCGCCGATGTGCGCCGGGATATGCAGCTGCTCAGCCAGCAGGCGCGGCTGTTCTTTGGCTCTGTGCGCGACAATATCCTGATGGGCAACCCGCTTGCTACCGACGAGGAGATCCATCAGGCGCTGGTGAACAGCGGTGCGCTGGAGTTCGTGCGTAAGCAGAAAATGGGGCTGAACTACCTCATCAATGAAGGGGGGGCCGGGTTATCCGGCGGCCAGCGACAGGCGCTGTTGCTGGCGCGCGCCCTGATCACGTCGCCCAATATTCTTCTGCTGGACGAGCCTACCGCCTGGCTGGATGAGATGAGCGAAAAGCAGTTCATTCAGCACTTACAGCAATGGCTGGGCAAGCGCCGGACGCTGGTGGTGGCAACACACCGGCTGCCGATTCTGGATCTGGTTGACCGCATCATCGTGCTGGAAAACGGCAAGGTGGTGATGGATGGCCCGCGCGACGCGATCCTGCGTCAGCACGGTATGGCGCCGCAAAAGGCAGCGCAGCGTACCGTGACCATGAAACCGGCGGCCGTGGCCGAGGAGGGAATGGCATGA